In one window of Nicotiana tabacum cultivar K326 chromosome 12, ASM71507v2, whole genome shotgun sequence DNA:
- the LOC107791003 gene encoding cytokinin dehydrogenase 5 → MATKLLLTLAICRLIVTVGFTFDPTELLRLGLNGNLSVAAADLETASVDFGRLHRAEPMAVLHPATAEDVARLVKAAYDSARGFTVSARGHGHSINGQAMTTKGVVIQMSGGSNSKQKLLTEVSEKFMYADVWGGELWIDVLTSTLEYGLAPKSWTDYLYLSVGGTLSNAGISGQAFNHGPQINNVHELDVVTGKGELLTCSEKENSELFHAALGGLGQFGIITRARIALEQAPQRVRWIRVLYSNFSTFTEDQEYLISLQAKPASQKFDYVEGFVIVDEGLINNWRSSFFSPSNPVKISSLKADGGVLYCLEITKNYHLSNADIVDQEIETLLKKLKYIPASVFTTDLPYVDFLDRVHKAELKLRSKGLWEVPHPWLNLFVPKSRIVDFDKGVFKGILGNKTSGPILIYPMNKNKWDERSSVVTPEEEVFYLVGFLRSALTNSDETQTLEYLSNQNYEILKFCEDANIKIKQYLPHYTTQREWRDHFGDKYWTRFQQRKLEFDPRHILATGQRIFMPSFNPNTASW, encoded by the exons ATGGCTACTAAACTTTTGTTGACACTTGCTATATGTCGGCTTATTGTAACCGTTGGGTTTACGTTTGACCCGACCGAGCTTTTACGGCTCGGGCTCAACGGAAACCTCAGCGTAGCGGCAGCCGATTTAGAAACCGCCTCCGTGGACTTCGGCCGGTTGCATAGAGCCGAGCCGATGGCGGTTCTTCACCCAGCTACAGCCGAGGACGTAGCGCGGCTTGTGAAAGCGGCGTATGACTCGGCTCGTGGCTTCACCGTGTCGGCTAGAGGACACGGACATTCTATAAATGGTCAGGCTATGACAACAAAAGGAGTTGTGATTCAAATGAGCGGCGGCTCTAACTCTAAGCAGAAGTTATTGACCGAGGTTTCGGAGAAATTCATGTATGCTGATGTGTGGGGTGGAGAGTTATGGATAGATGTGTTGACGTCCACCTTAGAGTATGGACTTGCACCAAAATCATGGACTGATTACTTGTACTTATCTGTGGGTGGTACTCTCTCCAATGCTGGTATTAGTGGACAAGCTTTCAATCATGGCCCTCAAATTAACAATGTTCATGAGCTTGATGTTGTTACAG GTAAGGGTGAGCTATTAAcatgttcagaaaaagaaaactcCGAGCTGTTTCATGCTGCTCTTGGTGGATTAGGACAATTTGGGATCATAACAAGGGCAAGAATTGCACTTGAACAAGCTCCCCAAAGG GTGAGGTGGATCCGAGTTTTATATTCGAATTTTTCAACATTTACCGAAGACCAAGAATATCTAATATCTCTACAGGCAAAACCagcttcccaaaaatttgactaTGTTGAAGGATTTGTTATAGTTGATGAAGGCCTCATTAACAACTGGAGATCTTCTTTCTTCTCCCCAAGTAACCCTGTGAAGATTTCTTCTCTTAAGGCTGACGGAGGAGTTTTATATTGCTTAGAAATCACCAAAAATTATCACCTTTCAAATGCTGATATCGTTGATCAG GAGATAGAGACTTTGTTAAAAAAGCTAAAATATATACCAGCATCAGTTTTCACAACAGACCTTCCTTACGTGGATTTCTTGGACCGGGTTCACAAGGCAGAGTTGAAACTCCGGTCTAAAGGGTTGTGGGAAGTGCCACACCCATGGCTAAACCTATTTGTTCCAAAATCAAGAATTGTGGACTTCGATAAAGGAGTTTTTAAGGGCATTTTGGGGAATAAGACCAGTGGTCCCATACTCATCTACCCCATGAACAAGAACAA GTGGGACGAGAGGAGTTCAGTAGTGACACCAGAGGAGGAGGTTTTTTACTTAGTGGGATTTCTGAGGTCGGCATTGACAAACAGTGACGAGACACAGACATTAGAGTACCTCAGCAATCAAAACTACGAAATATTGAAGTTTTGTGAAGATGCAAATATCAAAATCAAACAATACCTGCCTCATTACACAACACAAAGAGAATGGAGGGACCATTTTGGAGATAAGTATTGGACCAGATTTCAGCAAAGGAAATTAGAGTTTGACCCAAGACATATTTTAGCTACCGGCCAACGTATTTTCATGCCTTCTTTTAATCCTAATACTGCCTCTTGGTGA
- the LOC107776491 gene encoding putative ubiquitin-conjugating enzyme E2 18 — MTNPSASSRKALSKIACNRLQKELVEWQVNPPAGFKHKVTDNLQRWIIEVNGAAGTLYANEMYQLQVDFPEHYPMEAPQVVFIPPAPLHPHIYSNGHICLDILYDSWSPAMTVSSICISILSMLSSSTEKQRPADNDRYVKNCKNGRSPKETRWWFHDDKV; from the exons ATGACTAACCCTTCTGCTTCTTCTCGCAAG GCTTTGAGCAAGATCGCTTGCAATCGGTTGCAGAAAGAGCTTGTAGAATGGCAAGTTAATCCTCCTGCTGGATTTAAACACAAAGTTACTGATAATCTTCAAAG ATGGATAATTGAAGTCAACGGGGCAGCAGGGACTTTGTATGCAAATGAGATGTATCAGCTTCAGGTTGATTTTCCTGAGCATTACCCTATGGAAGCCCCACAA GTTGTTTTTATCCCTCCAGCGCCATTACATCCTCATATTTATAGCAATGGGCATATCTGTTTAG ACATCCTTTATGATTCATGGTCCCCCGCGATGACTGTTAGTTCCATCTGCATCAGCATTCTCTCAATGTTGTCTAGCTCAACTGAGAAG CAACGTCCTGCGGACAATGATCGCTACGTGAAGAACTGCAAAAATGGCAGGTCTCCCAAGGAGACGAGATGGTGGTTCCACGACGATAAGGTGTAG
- the LOC107776490 gene encoding uncharacterized protein LOC107776490, protein MLVRRYNPMSILSSAVFSPVHRQFRRCRLPLLRPHFPPSLLCTTISSVPTILTTSFYSTNSAESSTTDELQHHLSNSKQGPLKPGLYLVGTPIGNLEDITLRALRVLKSADVILSEDTRHSGKLLHYYNIKTPLLSYHKFNESQRAQMVLRKLQDGEIVALISDAGTPGISDPGMELAKLCVDKNVLVVPIPGPSAVVTALSASGLPTNEFTFVGFLPKHNSSRKERLILSANESATQIFFIPPHRLSQFLEEAAAIFGESRGCVMAREMTKVHEEFWRGTIGEAKEAFLARQLKGEITFLIEGKSISIDESPSESQLENELRELISEGHSLSMAVKLVANGKSVKRKAIYSLALRKFGGQLESEDE, encoded by the exons ATGCTGGTACGGCGTTATAATCCCATGTCTATTTTATCCTCCGCCGTCTTCAGCCCAGTTCACCGGCAGTTTAGGAGATGTCGTCTTCCATTGTTGCGACCCCACTTCCCACCTTCACTTCTTTGTACCACCATATCCAGTGTCCCCACAATTCTCACCACTTCATTCTACTCTACTAACAGTGCAGAAAGCTCCACTACTGATGAACTGCAGCATCACCTATCAAATTCTAAGCAA GGTCCTTTGAAACCAGGTTTATATCTAGTTGGAACCCCAATTGGCAATCTTGAAGATATTACTCTCAG GGCTTTGCGAGTCTTGAAATCGGCAGATGTGATTCTTTCTGAAGATACAAGGCATTCTGGAAAATTGCTACACTATTACAACATTAAAACTCCTCTT CTTAGTTATCACAAGTTCAATGAATCTCAAAGAGCACAAATGGTGCTGAGGAAACTACAAGATGGTGAAATTGTCGCCCTGATCAGCGACGCTGGCACACCAGGCATCAGTGACCCTGGAATGGAACTG GCTAAGCTGTGCGTGGATAAAAATGTACTTGTTGTTCCGATTCCTGGGCCTTCTGCTGTGGTAACTGCTCTTTCGGCCTCTGGCTTACCTACTAATGAGTTCACATTTG TTGGTTTTCTTCCAAAGCATAATTCTTCGAGGAAAGAGAGGCTGATACTTTCAGCAAATGAATCAGCCACACAGATTTTCTTCATTCCACCTCACAGGCTTTCTCAATTTCTTGAAGAGGCTGCTGCTATATTTGGTGAGAGTAG GGGGTGTGTTATGGCTCGGGAGATGACCAAAGTTCATGAGGAG TTTTGGCGTGGCACCATCGGCGAAGCCAAAGAGGCATTCTTGGCACGCCAACTGAAGGGCGAAATTACTTTCTTGATTGAAGGCAAATCGATCAGTATAGATGAGAGTCCATCAGAGTCCCAGCTGGAGAATGAGTTGAGAGAGCTGATTTCGGAGGGACATTCTCTTTCAATG GCCGTCAAGTTGGTAGCAAATGGGAAGTCGGTGAAACGAAAAGCAATATATTCTCTTGCATTGAGGAAATTTGGAGGGCAACTAGAATCAGAGGATGAATAG